In Fundidesulfovibrio magnetotacticus, the genomic window ACCTCAGGTCGCAGGAACATGTGCAAACTTTCCGGAAAGCCATGGAGGACCCAGGTTTCAATAGCATGGTTTCTTCAATGTATTCAAGGATGTCCTTCAATGTCGAGAAAGGAAATCCTTTCAAGTCAGAGGCAGGATACAACCAGGGGCCGTATGGCATCAAGAGAGGAGACGCATGGACGGAAACAGCCCGGCGGTACGTCCAGGAGATGTTTCCCGGGCAATGGGATGGCAGCACCAAATGACGCTGGTCATCGATCATGAAGCCAGTGGAAGGCCGCGCTGTTGAGGGCATGGTTCTGCTTGTCCAGGGCTCCGTGGTAGCGATCAATCATCCGTTGGAGGCGTTTTGCAATCCACTGCTCCGCTGGTGGGAACGGCTTGTGTCCATAGTCATCCCAGCAGGTGTCGTGCAGAACGGTTTCCAGCGCCCATCCGGCCTCTTCGGTGAACGACTCGACGAAGACCAAGGCCTGATTCGGGCTTGCGGGTGTTAGCCTGGCTGCCAAGGCCATGCCAAGAATGTCGCCACGCCACGTTGCCCAGGCGTGAACAGTTCGCAGGCGCGCTGGCCAGTTTCTGGATATGCGGGGGCCGTACGTAGTCTCCATCCGAAGGGCCTGGGCGGTCAACGTGGCGACCTCGCGGATCAGCCGTTCATAGGCTGGCCAGCGCTCGGCCAAAAGCGGCGGGCCGCCCGGGGGCGGTCCGCCGTCATTGGCCCGGACAGCCAGGATATGTCGAGCTTGCGTCAGGAGTTGCCGGAGTGTTTGGCTCTGGTCTTCGAAATTGCGGAACATGTCTTGCGCCTCAGGCGTCTTCGCGACAGAGCCCACTCCGCGCCGAGCAGCGTCGATCCAGAGGCTGTCCGAATCCTCAGTGTCGCGAAGGCGTCCTGCGATCGAAGCGAATACCAGGCGCGCTGTAGGATCATCCCGACCTGCGAAGCCAAGGACCACCGCTGCCCGCAGCAGTTCCAGCACCGCATCGTTCTGCCTGAATGATGGAAGGTCGGATTCGTTCCAATCAAGCCAGCCGGCCCCGGGCTTGACCTCGGCCAATCTGGCAAGGATCGTGCGCCTGGATTTCTCCGGGAAGGCAAGGAAGAACCTCTGTTGCGCCTGCTCCAATTCCCCGATGAGACGCTGCAGGTCGTCCGGCGCTCCTCCGGCCCGGCAAGGCGCGGCCAGAACGGTCAGAACGGCCAGCGCGGCGGCGAACGGGCGCAGGCAGCGTGCGAGCATCTCTGATGTTTCGGTGACGCGAAGCATATCCGCGAGTCTATGAATGGATGCGCCCGGAGTGTCAAGGCGTCTCCCGCGCGCTTGAAGTGCGCGCCCCGGCAGGGTAGAAGCCAAACTTCATCACGCTGAAGGAGACGCACATGACCTTGCTTTCGGCCGAGATCGCGGACGCCCTGTCCAAGGGCTCCTGGATCCGCAGGATTTTCGAAATGGGCGCGGAGATGAAGAAGCTCCACGGCGCGGACCGCGTCTACGACTTCAGCCTGGGCAACCCCGACCTGCCCTCGCCCCCCGTGGTGGGCCAGTGCCTGGCCGAGATGGCCGAACGCGCCCAGGAACCCTTCGCCTTCGGCTACATGCCCAACGCGGGCTACCCCCACGTGCGCGAGGCCCTGGCCGAACAGGTCTCGCGCGAGCAGGGCATGGCCTTCACCGCCGACGACCTGCTGCTCACCTGCGGCGCGGCGGGCGGCATCAACGCCTTCTTCCGGGCCGTGCTCACCCCGGGCGACGAGGTGCTCTGCCCCAGGCCCTACTTCGTGGAATACGGCTTCTACGTGGGCAACCACGGCGGCAAGCTCGTCACCGCGCCCGCCAAGCTCCCCTCGTTCGATCTGGACGTGCCCGCCATGCTGGCGGCCGTCACGGAGCGCACCCGGGTGATCATGCTCAATTCGCCCAACAACCCCACGGGGCGCATCTACTCCGAGGAGGCCCTCACGGAGCTGGCCCGGGGCCTCAAGGCGCTCAACGCCAAACGCGAGAAGCCCATCCTGATCCTGGCCGACGAGCCGTACCGGTTTCTGGCCTACGGCGGGGCCACGGTGCCCTCGCTGCCGCGCATCTATCCGTATACGGCGGTGGCCAGCTCCTTCTCCAAGAACCTCTCCCTGGCGGGCGAGCGCATCGGCTACGTGGCCGTGTGCCCCACCATGCCGGGCAAGGAGGATCTCATGGCGGGCATCGTGTTCGCCAACCGCATCCTGGGCTACGTGAACGCCCCGGCCATCGGGCAGGCCATCCTGCTCAAGGCCCTGGGCAGCCAGGTGGACGCCTCCGTCTACGAGGACCGCCGGGCGGCCATGGCCAAGGTGCTCGCGGACGCGGGCTACGAGTTCCACCTGCCCGAGGGCGCGTTCTACTTCTTCCCCAAGGCCCCGGGCGGCGACGACGTGGCCTTCGTGGGCAAGCTGCGCGACCAGCGCGTGCTGGCCGTGCCCGGCTCCGGCTTCGGCCTGCCCGGCTACTTCCGCCTGACCTTCTGCGTGGACCGCAAGGTGATCGAGAACGCCGCCGAGGGATTTGCCCGCGCCATCCAGGACTTCGAGAAGGATTAGCCGGGGCCTCCCGCGCCTTTCTGCAAGGCCCCCGCGAGCATTCCGCGCGCGGGGGCCTTCGCGCGCCCGGCCCGGGCCGGACAGGGAAGGGCAGGGGGGGCGAAGGCCTCAGACGTGCCAGCGGGTGTGCCCCCACGGCTTGAACACCGTGACGAGCACCATGAAGGCCACCACGCACAGCTGAACGGCGGCCACCACGCCCTGCAGGGCCGAGAGCAGGATGGACCCGGCGGGCACCGGCCCGGCCGGGTCCATGAACCAGCTCAGGCGGGCCATGCGCTCCAGCCACGGGGAGAGCACGAGGAATCCCGCGAGGTTGTAGCAGACGGTGACGATCCATTTGAGGATCACCCACCAGTATTTCACGAAGCCGTAAGGGGTCATGGCCGAGTAGAAGAACCCCGTGACCATGCACAGCAGGGCCGAGGGGGCCACCACGTCGCGGTCGATGATCCAGACGATGGCGCGGTAGGCGTGCATCTGCGCTCCGTTGGCCGGATCGAACCCGTACTGCACCAGGGTGAGGCACACCGTGGCCCCTGCCCAGAGCGCGGCGAAGCACACGTGCAGGATTTTGAGCCAGCGCAGGGGGAAGCCGCGCAGGCGGTAGCCGATGAACTGATGGTCGCCCGCGAGGTCTGCCTTGGTGACTCGGCTCATGCGCGCCGTCTACCACCCGGCGCGCCTTCCCGCAACGTGGGAGGCGACGGCGCGCGGCTGGCGAAGCGATGCCCGTGCGGCATGGCTGTCCGAGCCAGCCGATATCCGCGACGCAAAACCCCGCCTTGCCGGTTGACCCCGGGGCCGGACTGCGGTAGCGCCTATGCCGACTCGCAAAGCCAACCCCGTCGCGAGGCGGGCGACGGAAAGCCGCGGATCTCCCCAACCTGAGACAGCCGGGCCGCCGGGTTCCTCTCCAACGAGAGGAGCGCCGGCTTTTCTTTTTTTCGCCCGGGAGAAGACGGACCGACCATGA contains:
- a CDS encoding pyridoxal phosphate-dependent aminotransferase, which translates into the protein MTLLSAEIADALSKGSWIRRIFEMGAEMKKLHGADRVYDFSLGNPDLPSPPVVGQCLAEMAERAQEPFAFGYMPNAGYPHVREALAEQVSREQGMAFTADDLLLTCGAAGGINAFFRAVLTPGDEVLCPRPYFVEYGFYVGNHGGKLVTAPAKLPSFDLDVPAMLAAVTERTRVIMLNSPNNPTGRIYSEEALTELARGLKALNAKREKPILILADEPYRFLAYGGATVPSLPRIYPYTAVASSFSKNLSLAGERIGYVAVCPTMPGKEDLMAGIVFANRILGYVNAPAIGQAILLKALGSQVDASVYEDRRAAMAKVLADAGYEFHLPEGAFYFFPKAPGGDDVAFVGKLRDQRVLAVPGSGFGLPGYFRLTFCVDRKVIENAAEGFARAIQDFEKD